Within Carassius carassius chromosome 8, fCarCar2.1, whole genome shotgun sequence, the genomic segment GAGTAAGTGTACTTTTggttaaatacaatgtttttgatgCCATACAACAATAAATACCTGCTAATATATAATGCATCAGCAGTTTaagaaatgcatatttcatttttattttaattaatatatgtatatgcatgtgACCCATAAATTGACTATTTATTTAATCGTCAATGCTTTACAGAGATGGTTGCTGGTGGAAAGTCCGTTCTCTTCAAACCGGAACTGAGAATTACATTCCAAGTAATTATGTGGCAAAGGTTTATCATGGGTAATATTAGATTAATTATCCTCACTGATGAATGTTTCATGATGATCCTAGAAATATATTCCCAAATTCAAAATAACATCTAGACATAATACAATAAGTACCGAATGATAAATGTCGCTAGAGACAATTTTCTGTAATTTCTTTTGTTATTTACACTAcctttcagaagtttggggttagtaaggtttttctttttctccaaaATAAATCTCTTTTGCACAgcgaggttgcatttatttgatcaaaataaagtaaaacagtaatgttgtgaaatataatttcaattttaaataatattctgttaattaaattaatcctcattgtcacatgatccttcagagataaTTTTAAAATaccaatttgctgctcaagaaatatgttttattatcaCCATTGTTGAATATAGCAGTGCTGCTTTTGTTCAAAAAAACAgcaacttttttcaggattctttgattaatagaaaattaaaaaaagagcattaatttacagcatttatttgaaacattttaatatcattaatgtctttactgtaattattgctaaatgtgtccttgctgaacactaataatgactgaaaaaaagttacccccccaaaacttttgaatatcAGTGAACATCTTTTGATTTTATTGCCTACAGTTTATAAACCATATTGTGGGAAACACCAGTAAACATTTAATTATGGAGAACTTTGTTATTTATATAAGATTTTGTCATTTATACTGAATTTTGAAGTCATTATTTTCGGTTGCTTACATGATTTCCTCTTTACTATGTTATGTTTCTAAAGATGGCTGTTTGAGGGGATAAGCAGACAGAAGTCAGAAGAGCTTTTGTCATTGCCTGGTAACAGTGTTGGATCATTCCTTATTAGAGAAAGTCCGAGAGAAAGAGGTAAGTACCTGGAAGTGCATCTTCTGCTGTTGCATAATAACCACAAAGTTTTCCATTCACACACATTACGGCAATAAGTGTCAGTGCAAGTGAAAAAGACAATGCAGTCATAACTGCTGTTCCCTGCAGGTGTatattctctctctgtgagacaCAGGACCGTAAAGCACTATAAAATATTCCGTCTGACTAATAGCTGGTACTACATCTCCCCACGGCTTACCTTTCAGTGTCTGGAGGACATGGTCAATCACTACTCTGGTGAGAGCTAAAGACAAACTCGGATGTTCTGCTTGGAATGTGGAATGACTCATGCTAATGTGTTTTGGTTTTCCCTCAGACTCATCGGATGGTATATGTTGTGTTCTCAGCGCTCCATGTCTGGCTCTATCCAACCCTGCCCAGAGCACAACCCTGGATGCGCCTCCTGTGGTAATGCGCCGTAACTTGGATTGGAAGAAAGTGAATAAGTACGTCTCTGTATTTTTAGATCCTGCTAAGCATTTCCTCCATTTGCTGAGCTTGTATAGAATGACTTGTATGTCTCCACATGAATAGGTCACAGCTGATGAGCCCAAGCGAGCTGGACAATGCGGACAGCAAAGATAACATGATGAGCTATGGTGTGAGGAGCAGCATAGCCGCCTATATGTCTTTAACATCAGTACCTGAGCTAGACAACACCAAAGGTCGCAAAAAGAAGAGCAAGTCTGTCTACGTGATGCCTGACCACAGTAATATAAATGAAGATGAGGACTATTAGCTCATGAATGTAGACTAGAatcttttaactttaaactagCACATTGCTATGGACGGTAATATTTTTGCACTGGGTTAAGTGAATCTCTCACATACATGTCCAGGTCACTTTTATATGGAAGCCGTTTCTGCCACTTCTAAATTTACATCTCACAATGCTACGTTTACATTTAGCAACTTTGAGTTTTTTCTCCAAAATCTGGGTTAACATCTCAtaatctttttgttgttgttgttgtttgtgccatggaataaaaatgaaaacagtaattgcaaatttttatcttccagttcagattttttttttctgcaattgcGAATTAatattagatatatagatatttaaGAGTTAACATTTATCAATtctaaaaaatgtcaaaaaattatGAGTTTATGTCTCATAACTCTGAATTCTCAGTCAGATCAGTTTGTTGGTCagtcaaaattgtgagttaaaaaaaaaactattacctttatttttttattttattttttgtttttgttttaattctgtagtggaaactggcttccataaatttcaccctaaaatcaaatagaaaaaagtgattattttaatgatggttgtttacatttactgtaatgtgtttgaatgttttaattttgagtatatttatttttaaattccaatTATTCTCAGTGGTGAGTTTGTGTTATTAGATTCttagtaatgtgtgtgtatatatacatatatatataattattataattaattaaaacagtatataaaaggcaataaaacaaatacaacaattaaatatataaacatttaaaatttaaatatatagaatatatataaaaggcaaataaaatgtacttttaattttagggtgaaatatgacccagacatgtTCCTTTTCggattttgtgagattcacacaTATGTCATTTCAGTATGTTTCACTATTAATCTTCACTATTAAAGGAAATCAAGAAAAATGTTAACACTACTTTTTTCCTGATTTACTTTACATACCCAAAAAccaaagatgctttttttttttttttttacttttaaacttgtGAAGCACACAATTCCTTCTTTAAAAACACTGAAGCCACAATGTTAAAAATAATGCAGCAATAGAATGTTACAGGAGCAAGTTTAATAACAATACTTGACTTACGGTTTTATGAATATTTGTGAGTGTGTGGAAATTCATAAGCACTTATAATTTATTGTACATATGTCTTTATCAAAGAGCaactgttttctttctttaaactAGTAGTGGGCACATTAAAGGAATGAGAGATGGGACACTTTGTCTTATATTTTAATCTTTCCTTTTGCAGTGTGttattttgtttatagttcttctGCACATGAAACCTTTGGAAATTGTAactgtttaatattttacatcTGAACTGCATTGCAGAAGCACACTGAGCCTCTGTATCCAAACAGCCACACAAACAAGTTCTCAATATCATGGCATTGTTTGGCTCATGTTGTGTTCATACAGTGCATTAGGCAGTGAAATCTTAATGGTAACCATATGGAGTGTTAATTAGAGACATATTTATTCCTATCAAACATTTAGCTCATGCAACACAAGCAAGCTGTAAACAGAGCTGAAACAGAGACATTAGATTAAAGACTAATGAATACACTAAACTTTCATCATCTACTGGTGCTGTTTATTGTTGCAATAAATGTAATGACATTTCAATTCACACATAAATGCAGTAACATTAAATATTCAGCAAATATAGGAGGCACATTTTACAGTAACTGTGACATGATTTTAATATCAGCCAAGAAAATTTCCCCCCAAAATTCTGAAAATGTTATTATGTATcaaacatttaatttagatgtacaacaatattattacattatacatgattaataatgacaaaatagtaactattgtatttttaaataaagaactaaataatgtaGTGTGTACAAAAAATGGTTCACATTatattgttgtgtttgtttacaGCATTCACAGGACGTTTCAGTCAGTTGGCCGAAAGAGAGAATGGTTGGATTCACACTGATAGATTGTGATGATCTAAATGAGCATTTCGCATGTTTATGTGTCTGAATCTGCCTGATTCCGTGATACAAACAAGTGGTTTTGCTTGCTTTCCCACAAAATAAGCAGACTTAACCTTCTACACAAAAGCCAACACTATAGCCTTGTTGTACAACTCAAATTGTTTTATGGAAAGATCACAACTACCTCTCACGTGGTCAGCTAAACTAGTTGAAGACGGCCACATGCAACTAAAAATAGCCTCATGCTTGCAGC encodes:
- the LOC132144741 gene encoding src-like-adapter, producing the protein MGNVMKQEKTKPEPNSSDTMFKDCDSLVVLSDYPCRDISEPIFRIGDKLKGLSEDGCWWKVRSLQTGTENYIPSNYVAKVYHGWLFEGISRQKSEELLSLPGNSVGSFLIRESPRERGVYSLSVRHRTVKHYKIFRLTNSWYYISPRLTFQCLEDMVNHYSDSSDGICCVLSAPCLALSNPAQSTTLDAPPVVMRRNLDWKKVNKSQLMSPSELDNADSKDNMMSYGVRSSIAAYMSLTSVPELDNTKGRKKKSKSVYVMPDHSNINEDEDY